Genomic window (Subtercola endophyticus):
AGGAACTCACCTCTAGAGCCTAGGGCGTGCGGGCATACAGACCTGGAGGGCACCGACTGGAGAGCACCGATTGGAGGGCACCGGCTGGAGGGCACCGAGCGGTGAACAACCACCCGGTGCCCTCGCATGATCAGAACGAGGTGATGACGACTCGCGCCACAGACGGATCTTTCAGCATTTCGTAACCCTCGACGACCTGGTCGAGGGAGATCTCGCGTGACACGAGACCGTCGAGCTGAATCTTGCCGGCGAGATACATGTCGACATACGTCGGCACGTCGTGTCGCAGCGTTCCAGAGCCCATGTAGATGCCTGTGATGGTCTTCTGGCCTTGCAGCAGATCGTAACCGTCGACCGTCATCGTCTGGCCAGGCGTCACTCCGATCACATAGAGGCCGCCACCCTTGGCCAGCATCGCCACGCCCTGCTCTTGAACTGCGCCGATGCCCACGAAATCGAAGACGTAATCGACGCCGCCCGGCACGATCTGCTTCACCGCCTCGACCGCGTCGACCGAGCGGGAATCGATCACATGGGTGGCACCGAACCGTGTCGCCTTCTCGAGCTTCTCTGCTGCGACATCGATGACGATGATCGGTGAGGCACCCGCCACGACAGCGCCGTTGATGGCGTGCAGACCCACGCCCCCTGCGCCGACGATCACAACGCTCTGGCCGGGCTGCACATCAGCGGTATTCAAGACGGCACCCGTGCCGGTGAGGCCGCCGCAGCCCAGAAGCGCGGCCTGCGGAAAGGGCATCTCAGCGGCGATCTTCACGAGCTGGTTGGAGTGCACAAGCGCCTGCTGAGCGAACGCACCGAGGCCGAAGCCCTGGGTGACATCGGCGCCCTCGCGCTTGAGTCGCGGCGGCTGCTCGGGCGTGCGCACGGTCGCCTCCGGGTGCAGACACTGAAAGCTGCGACCGGCCAGACAGTTGTTGCACCGACCGCAGTACTGAATCAACGAGCCGACCACGTGATCTCCCACCGCGAAATCGGTCACGTCGGGGCCGATTTTCGTGACAACACCCGCCAATTCGTGACCGAACACGGCGGGCACCGGGTAACCGAGGTCGTAGTTCGCCACGCTCATGTCGCTGTGGCAGAGCCCAGAGGCCTTCACCTCGACCAGCACCTCCAGCCCGATCGGATCGTCGATCGTGATCTCTTCTGTGTGGAATCCGCCACCGAAGGTGTCGACGACAACTGCTTTCATGATGTTCCCTCTCCGTTGAGTGCATTTCTTGAACCACCGTACACAATGTTATGAACTAGTGTTCACAACACCCTTGGCACGGCGAAGCTCGCGGCCTACACTTTCGAACAACATCGCCCGGGCATCGGAGCTCGGGCGCTGATTGGAGAGAACACGATGTCTATTGAAACTCCCACCCTCGATCTGTTCGAGCCGCAACACGTCTCGCGAGAAGAGCTGCAGCGCATCCTCTCGCTTCAGCGCCGCTCGTTCCTCGCCGAGGGCGCCGTGAGTGCCGAGGTGCGCAAAGACCGGGTGAGCCGAATGGCCCTGGCCATCCTCGAGAACATCGACGAGATCGCCGCGGCCCTCAGCCAGGACTACGGCTTTCGGCCGCCTGAGCTCACGAAGGCGTTCGAGGCCACTTCGTGGGTGCCCGACGTGCAGGCGACTCTCGCCTCACTCGACGAGTGGATGAAGCCCATCGACATTCCGGGCGGATTCGTGCAGCAGAAGCCGAAGGGCGTAGTTGGCGTCATCGGTGCCTGGAATTTTCCGATCATCCTCGCCTTCGAACCGGCCATGGCCGCTCTGGCTGCAGGAAACCGGGTCATGCTGAATTTCTCGGAGTTCCACGTGCGCACCGGCCGCCTTCTCTCCGACATCTTCAGCGAACGCTTCGACGAATCGGAATTCGCCCTCATCACGGGCGACTTGGCCACCGCGAGGGCATTCGCCGAACTGCAGCTGGATCACCTGTTCTTCACCGGCTCTCCCACCGTCGGCAGCCTGGTGGCGCAGGCCGCCGCGAAGAATCTCGTTCCGGTGACGCTCGAGCTCGGCGGCAAGAATCCCATCATCGTCGCTCCGAATGCAGACCTGGAACTCGCCGCGCACCGCATCGCCGGCACGAGAGCCCTCAACAGCGGGCAGATCTGCCTCTGCCCCGACTTCGTGTTCGTTCCGGCCGACCGCAAAGACGAGCTGATCGCCGCGCTCCGCACCGAATTCGAGGCCCTGTTCCCCGACTTTCTCGAAAACCCCGGCGTCGTCGCCATCGTGAACGAGCGCAATTTCGACCGCGTGGTGGGGTTGGTCGACGACGCCGTCGCGAAGGGGGCGACGAAGATCGTCATCGCTCCCGAGAACGAACTCGACTCCCTGCCCGATCGCGCGACCCGGCGCATCGCCCCGACCCTGTTACTCGACGTGCCCGAAACGGCGACCATCGCCGACGAAGAGATCTTCGGCCCGATTCTGCCGATCTACGTGTATACCGATCTCGAAGAGGTCATCTCGTACTTGCAGGCTCGGCCGACACCGCTCGGCTCGTACTGGTACGGCAAAGACGATGCTGACTTCCGCACCTTCCTCGACAGAACGAACAGCGGCGGAGTCACTCTCAACGACGGCATCG
Coding sequences:
- a CDS encoding zinc-binding dehydrogenase — its product is MKAVVVDTFGGGFHTEEITIDDPIGLEVLVEVKASGLCHSDMSVANYDLGYPVPAVFGHELAGVVTKIGPDVTDFAVGDHVVGSLIQYCGRCNNCLAGRSFQCLHPEATVRTPEQPPRLKREGADVTQGFGLGAFAQQALVHSNQLVKIAAEMPFPQAALLGCGGLTGTGAVLNTADVQPGQSVVIVGAGGVGLHAINGAVVAGASPIIVIDVAAEKLEKATRFGATHVIDSRSVDAVEAVKQIVPGGVDYVFDFVGIGAVQEQGVAMLAKGGGLYVIGVTPGQTMTVDGYDLLQGQKTITGIYMGSGTLRHDVPTYVDMYLAGKIQLDGLVSREISLDQVVEGYEMLKDPSVARVVITSF
- a CDS encoding aldehyde dehydrogenase family protein; the protein is MSIETPTLDLFEPQHVSREELQRILSLQRRSFLAEGAVSAEVRKDRVSRMALAILENIDEIAAALSQDYGFRPPELTKAFEATSWVPDVQATLASLDEWMKPIDIPGGFVQQKPKGVVGVIGAWNFPIILAFEPAMAALAAGNRVMLNFSEFHVRTGRLLSDIFSERFDESEFALITGDLATARAFAELQLDHLFFTGSPTVGSLVAQAAAKNLVPVTLELGGKNPIIVAPNADLELAAHRIAGTRALNSGQICLCPDFVFVPADRKDELIAALRTEFEALFPDFLENPGVVAIVNERNFDRVVGLVDDAVAKGATKIVIAPENELDSLPDRATRRIAPTLLLDVPETATIADEEIFGPILPIYVYTDLEEVISYLQARPTPLGSYWYGKDDADFRTFLDRTNSGGVTLNDGIVHAFLPEAPFGGSGNSGSGSYHGKNGFDTFTHKRTVANVTQERGIADGLIGRALLDDQFQAVIGQVVSDSADAFRVYLK